GACAGTTGGGGTTGGAAAGCAGCCTGGGAAGCTAGTGGGGGCCAGAGGGGCACATGTAGGACTGAGCCCATCCTGAGTTCTGTAGAGAGGTAAGGCTGAATTCTAGAATCCCAGGGAATCTGGGAGATTGCTGAGGTTTACCTGAGAGCTCCAAGAGGAGGGTGCTTGgagagggagctctgtggggagcagaggagtTGAGATCTTGGGCAGAGGAGGGACTCTGAAGCAACATCTCAGGGGCATCCCAGAGCCCTGGGAAGTTGGGCAGCACAGTGAGTCTTTAGGGATGTTGGGGGGCCAAGGATCCCATTGGATCTGGTGAGGATATCTAGGTTTTGGGGAAGAGAGATTGGGTGGTAgtagtgtgagagagagaaagaagggaacaaGAAAGGTCTGGAGCTTCTGCCCAGGAATCTGTGGGTGTCTTGGAGGTAAACCTGGGGAGTTTTAGTTTGGGAAGAGCATGGGGTGTAGTACATTTGGAGAACAGGGGAAGAGTCGGGACTCTCTAAGGTAACTTCACAGACAAGGAACCCTTGGCTTTCCAAGGAGCTTTGCTGTGGGAATGTCAGTGGAGAGGGCCCAGTGACCCCTTTGTCTTCCCTGGGCTAGGTAAGGGGGCACTGAGGAAGGGTTAGAGGAGGAGTGAGGTCGGGAAGCTAGTTCCCAGGCTCCCAGAGGAGCCAGGTTCACTGCTTGAGAGGGAGACCTTGAGCAGAGGGAgtggcctccccccacccccccagcagAGGGATGACCTCCTTATTCCTTGTCTCCCTGGGTAGGAGGGCAAGCTCTGGCTGCCTAGGAGTTGGGGAAGCTGCCAGGAGCCTCCCAGGCCAGGGCCCCGGTTGGCCCTCCTGACACTGCCGCCATTCACCCACAGCCCTCGGCGTTGCTGACGCCCCCAATGTCGTCGAGCAGCCGGGGACCGGGGGCCGGAGCGCGCCGACGCCGAACCCGCTGCCGTCGCTGCCGGGCCTGTGTGCGAACTGAGTGCGGGGACTGCCACTTCTGCCGAGACATGAAGAAGTTCGGGGGGCCCGGGCGCATGAAGCAGTCGTGCCTGCTCCGGCAGTGCACTGCCGTGAGTTCTGTCCCCACTCCATCGGGCACCCTTGGGGCTCTGGGGGCCCTTCCCCAGCTGCCCAAGTGCCTTTCTGGGATGGCTGGTGGCTGCTTCCTAGAGTGTACTGTAGAGTTGCTgtatattcactcattcattcactggtTTGTTCAGATGTCCACCAGGACCATTTTTGTTCTCAGCTCCAAGGTGCGGGTAATGTTAGGGTGCACAGAAGAATCTGGCCCAGTCCCTACCTTCATACTTTTCCCACTTTCAGAGGCACAGACCCATAAAAAGCTCTGTCCCTCTTATACCCCTCCCCAGCGGTATCTGTGCACAGGGACCCACCCCTGGAGCTGGCCCCTGTGAATAAGTCTTAGCCTTCTTTGGCCTCTTCCTCATCCATCAGAGTGGTCTTGGATTTGAGGCCATGTTTACCctttgtgtgaccttgagcaaatcactttgAACCTTAAGTTATCTTCTCTATAAAAGGTTTCTTTTGTTGAGTTATACAGATTAAACAATAGCATGGATATAAACGTATCTGCTGCAAGGCCTAGCATGCAGTAGGTATCTGAGAAACACTACGTTTCTTCCCAGACTTCCCCATCCTTTGAGCTTCCCAGGGTCTCAGAGAGCAGCCCTTCCCCAGGAACCATGAGGAGCCAGCTGCCTCCTGCGTggcagccccccgccccccctttTTTCCTGCAGCCACTCTTTCCTGGTTGGTTTCTTCATGCCGcagcccctctcttctcttcctttgtccCCCAACCCTTGCCtccctttcctgtttcttcttcctcatctgctTTTTCCTTGAGCCTGTCTCGCAACTTTCAGCATCCCTGATATGACTCAGTATTACCACTGTCCTCCCCAAAGTCACATTGTCTGAAGTTGGTCCTGTTTTCCCTAGGACCTAGGGTCCTAGGCTGCTGTTAGTGTTCCCAGGGATCTTGCCAAAACCAGGTTCATTATGGGTCCAGAGCAACCCTGGCTGCCCATTGAGCACATTTGGAGTCACCCCAAGCTGCTGCTGCATTTCCTGCAGCCTTGAATATTACCATCATGTTTGCCTGTGGTCTCTTTCCCTCAAAGCCAGCTACAAAGTCAGGGTCACACAGGCCCTGGGTCCAGTTGCAACAGTCACAACGTTGATGACAACTGTGTATCGAATGCCTCTCATACGTTATCTCGTTCTTAGAACATTTCCGTGAGGGAAAAATTtctcaccccattttacaggtagagaAACAGCCTTAAGGAGGTGAAAtcagttgcccaaggtcatactgCAAAGAAGGAGCAAATTCAGGATTTGACCCAGCTCAGCCCATGGGTTCTGAACCTCATCTAGCAGCTGGCCAGGGTCCCCAGAAGAAAGGGTCCTTCTCCTGTTGCTTGTTTTTGGGGTCTCTGATGTCCCCTCTCTACCAACAGCCCGTGCTCCCACACACAGCTGTGTGCCTCTTGTgtggggaggctgggaaggaagacacagtggagggagaagaagagaaatttggTTTGAGTCTCATGGAGTGTACAATCTGCAATGAGATCGTCCACCCTGGCTGCCTGAAGGTGATGGCCCTGGGGACCCTGGAGTCTGGGATGGGGCACATGGTCGGAGAGCAAGGAGGTGGGAACACTGTGTCTGGCATCCTACATCCACTCCCTGCCCACTGCCTACAGATGGGGAAGGCTGAGGGTGTCATCAATGCGGAGATCCCCAACTGCTGGGAGTGCCCTCGCTGCACTCAGGAAGGCCGGACCAGCAAGGTAGGGGTAGGAGCTGGGCAGGGTGCTGGACTCTGGGTAGGCGGTGGGTCAGGGAGCTGTGCAGGATCTCACCCCCAACTTACATCTCTCCAGGATTCAGGTGAGGGACCAGGCCGCCGCAGGGCTGACAACGGCGAGGAGGGTGCCAGCCTGGGGAGTGGATGGAAGCTGACGGAGGAGCTGCCACTTCCACCACCCCCGCCCAGGCGCAAGGGTCCCCTACCTGCTGGGCCCCCCCCGGATGATGTGCCTGGACCccccaaaagaaaggaaagggaggcagggaatGAGCCCCCCACCCCAAGGAAAAAGGTGAGCCAGGGAGCATGCTCACTAGGTGCAGCCCAAGGCATTCTGGGAGCTCTAGTCCTGTTCCTTTTTGGGGAGGATGGACCTGGGAGGCAGTGCTCCTTGGCTTCCCCCAGGGGTTGTTGGGAGATGTAGTTCAGGAGGTGTTGGAGGGAGGATGGAGTATGCTTAGTATGGAGGAGAGGTACAGGTAAGGGGCAACTGGCACTGGGTGGGGAAGCTTTGGGAGCCCTGGGTGCtttaggaaggagggagagaacatGCTCAAATTAGCTGctacagaggaggaagggggagctgGAAAATGGCCTGATGGGGACGAAAGAGAAGATTAGAGCATGCTCAGTGAGCTAAGACTGGTTGCAAGGTGAGCATGCTCAGAGTTCTCCCTGAGATGGGGGCTTCTGGGATTTGTAGTCTAAGAGGAGGGCATGGATCTTAGTTTTGTGGCTACTGAGGGACTAATGGggtctcttcctttccctgtaTCTCCCTCTTGCCTCCCTGGTAGGTGAAAGGAGGCCGAGAGAGGCACCTGAAGAAGGTGGGTGGAGATGCCTGCCTCCTCCGAGGATCGGACCCAGGCGGCCCCGGCCTTCTGCCCCCCAGGGTTCTGAATCCAAGCCAGGCTTTCTCGTCCTGCCACCCTGGGCTCCCTCCCGAGAACTGGGAGGTGTGCCGgggacctcctccctccccctcccacctttccttgccccaccctccaccctagAGACAGAGATCTGTCCTTTCCTGCTCCCCTtgtcctgccccagccccacttgGCCACCATGGGCATCTAGAACCCTGGGTAGAATGGGTTGGGGCCAGGCCACAGGAGCCCCTGACTTCCCAAGAACCCTTGAGGTATCATTGGACctattttccttgtctttccaaaCCTTAAAGGGaaaagacctgagttcaaatccctgcCAACCACTGACTCCCTGTGTGGTCTTGGCAACTCATaggctgctctgagcctcagtttcctcatctgtgcaatggaCATGATACTACCTACCTTACCCATGAACTGTTTAAATCTAATGAAAGTCATCAagctttgtaaactataaaacttagcgagatttgaggaaaatgaggctcagagaggttaaatgacttgtccaaggtcacaaaacaaaGCTAGAATTCGGATGTCACTTTGCACTGACACTAAATGCAAGGGTCTGCCTGATTTTCATCAACTCCTGCCTCTGTCATTTGTCagtttgtgaccttgggcaatctCCGTAATCTATCTGAAGTTTGGTTTCCTCATGTCTAAGAAGAGTGGCCCAAGTTGCCACTACATTAGAGTATTGTGAGGATGTAATGAGTCAGCAAGTATGGGATGTTCTGCCTGGGGCCAGACGGTCGTTGTTACTCTCACACTGTTGAATAGACACTTAGAATTGTCTAGTCCAGCGTTCCACGTTGTAGATGATGAGGCAAGGGCTTCTCAAGGTTACACAGAGAGTTGATTGGCCAAGACTCAAAATTAGATCTCTGACTTCTCCATACCTCATTGCCTTTGGAGATTTATAAGCTATTGAAACCCATAAagcttttaattctttgaatcaGTGCCTTcatgttacagataaggaaactgaagtccagagggACATGACTTGGCTGAGGGCTCACATCActcaggagcagagccaggactcgaaCTCAGGACTGTCCCTTGGGCTGTTTATCCCCTGGTGGCTCctcaggggcaggggcaggggggtgggAAAGCATGTGTCAGGCCCTAGAACAGCCTCACCCTATCTCCCTGTAGAAACCAAAGCCGCCTTTGGCTTCTGCCGAAGGCCCGGCAGTGCCGTCCCCATCACCACAGAGGGAGAAGCTAGAGCGTTTCAAGCGGATGTGCCAGCTGCTGGAGCGGGTGCCTGACACCTCCTCGTCGTCCTCAGATTCAGACTCGGACTCCGACTCGTCAGGCACATCGCTGAGTGAGGATGAGGCCCCTGGCGAGGCCCGGAATGGGCGACGGCCAGCCCGGGGCAGCTCAGGCGAGAAGGAGAACCGCGGGGGGCGGCGGGCTGTGCGCCCTGGCAGTGGGGGGCCCCTCCTCAGCTGGCCCCTGGGCCCCGCCCCACCGCCCCGGCCCCCACAGCTGGAGCGACATGTAGTACGGCCCCCACCTCGAAGCCCTGAGCCTGACACACTGCCTCTGGCTGCTGGATCCGACCACCCCCTGCCCCGTGCCGCCTGGCTTCGTGTCTTCCAGCACCTCGGGCCCCGAGAGCTGTGCATTTGCATGCGAGTCTGCAGGACTTGGAGCCGCTGGTGAGTGGCCTGGATAGGCCTGGGTTCCACTGCCAACACTCTCCTCACCTGGGGCCTGCCACAGGTCCCTGatcctctctgggccttgttCTTGTATTGATAATGCTTCTGTAGGATGTACATATTAGGGTTAGACTTTCATAGTACTCTGCACAGGCTGCTTTCCATTTATGagctcatttaactctcacaacaactttgtgaggtaggtactgttactccattttctagatgaagcTGAGGTCAAGGTCATGTTGACAGGAAGCAGTAGAAccaggaatttgaacccaggccctcTGGCTCCAGAATCTTTCTTCTTAATAACTATCATTTTAGGGTGTTCAGTATGTGCTAAGCATAGTGCTAACTGCTGTGCACGCGTCATCTCATTTACTTTTCCCACTCCATCTCCTGGGGACGGGCTTATTGGGTTTACTTAATACATTAAGACAGCCCGTTGCTGAGGTGGCCCCTGCCCTCTCAGACATAGCCATACTTGGGCCTCCTGACTCTGCTCGTAACTTCTTCATGTCCTGGAGCCACCAACAACACCCTCTGCTTATCCTCCCCCCATCTCCCCACTGCTTCCTGAACCTTGTTTATTCAGAAATGTTGGGCATCCTCCCAAGCCCCTGGTCTTCCTCTTTGATCCTGCCCCTGACACATTCTCCCCCCCAATCCCCCCATCAAACTCCCACAACACTCTGTTCCCCTCACAGAGCACATTGAGGTCTTCTGCATGTGGACaagccttcattcatttattcattttcatgttcCCATCAGTTGCGGGGGTTGGGGCAGATACTGTGTCTGTTTTATCTTCATGTTCCCAGCACTGGACAAGGGGCAGTGtaggtgttcaagaaatattGTATTAAGTGAGTACATTCAGGCTCTTTCCCAGGCACTTACTATGGACCAGGCATCCTATTGGGCACTTTGCAAATGTGAGCTGATTTGTTCCTCATAATAAAAGCCTTGTGAGGAAATAAGAGACACCTGAAGTCACAGTGCAAGGTAATGGCTCAACTCAAACTTGAATCCTTTTCCTTTGGATTCTGGGATGCTAGTTCATGCCTTCTGGTCTCTGGAAGCTACAGAGCTAAGAGGACGGGAGTGCACACTCAAGGTAAATTGCCTATGGTTGAATCTTATTCTCCCTCTGATGGGCTGTATGCCATTGGGCTActttcttaacttctttgtgcctcagtttcttcatctgttaaaataGGGTAAGCAAAGCATTTACAACATACGTAAAGAACTGAGGACAGTACTTGGGAAATAGACACTACTCAGTGCcttaataataatcattattattcaCTCAGttacaaatatttagtgaaagcACAGACTTTTATATTCTCAGAGCATAGATCTGTGCCCTTGAAGAGCTCCCAGTTAACCTGCAACATAAAAGCAAATAGTTACAGCAGTTGCTGGGGATTACCAGCCCTGCCTCATGTATTAGTTGAGGAAATGTTTGCTGAAGCCTATTCATCAACGCTAGCCCTGTGCTTGGCACGTGGGATCCAGCACTGAAGAGGACCTGATTTCTGCCTCAAGGAGAGACTTCCAACCAGAAGTGGATGAAGCAGACAGGCTGGACTGCACAGTGGTTTCCGGCTTGGGTCCTGGAGTCTGGCACCCATGGGTTTCATCAGCTGTGACTCCTgtgcttcctggctgtgtggccatGGGTGGATAGCTATACCTCCCAaggcctcagttttatcatctgtagtCTAGGGTTCATATTAATACTCAccttgtggggattaaatgaggtggTTCCTGCAAAGCACTTAGCACCATACCTGAAGGGTACTAAACAGTTAATAAAATGGTGGGTTTCGATGAGAAGGACCAGGATAGGGCAGAGCAGGGGTCTGAGGGGGCACAGTGGACCAGACAAGAGGCTCTGTCAGGCCTGGGCGCAGAAgtagggatggagaggagggactCAGGTTGAgaactttttaagaaacagaatggCTTGGATTTGGTGACTAAATGGCTATGGGGGCAGCAAGGTGATTCTTGAGTTTCTGGTCCACAAGCCTGGGTGGGTAACAGTGCCATTCCCCAGGCTCGGGAATACCTGAGGAAGAGCAGGTTCCAGGGGAAGGTGAAGCACTCAGATTTGATGTCTGATCTGAAAGGCCTGTGGGCCAGTCAGGAGCTAGCAAGAGAGCAGCTGGATGCACAGGTCTGATGCTCAAGAGAAAGATCCAAGTTGAGGAGCTTTTAACCTATAGGTAGCAGCTTCGAAGAAGAGGGCAGAGACAGAATGTCAGGATTTGTGAGTTAGAGAAAGAGCAGCCAGAGACTTGGAGGAGATCGAGGGTGGAGGTGTGTCCTAAAGGAGAGATTGAGGAAGGAGTGAATGATGAACAGTGTTGGATGTTGGTCAGAGGTCATAGGAGATCAAGGACCAGAAGTGGCCATTGGATTTTGCTACAAGGAGGCCTTGGTATCCTTGGCTGTGCTACATGCTGGTTAGGGGGGACCAAAGCCAGATCAAGTGGAGTTGAGAATGTCGGCTCCAAGGCAGGGACTTGATCTGTTTGTTTTCTGGTGTGTCTCTAGTTTCTAAGATAGAGCCTGGCAAACAGTAGGTActaaaaaaatacttgttgaatgaatgaacgaaagTGAAGAAACCAGGATGGAGtgtggaaagagagagtgagggtggagctggagagaaatttgttggagggagagcaggaagtTGAAGCTTTCCTGTCTGGTGGCTTCTGTCTTCTCTCGGAACTGGGAGGTGAGGTGATCTTCCAAGAACgaggggagagagggtgggcGGAGGAAGCATGGAAGAGTTGTTAAGTTGCAGGGTAGAGGTTTGGGACTTTGGAGGACATGGACAGAGGGTGGCAAGGAAGGGACTGGAACACAGGATCAGGGCCAGTTGGGGTTGGGAGTAAAGGCTTGGAGATGGACAGATTGGAGGATAGTGGTGGCACTGGtgagctgagagagaaaaactggCTTTGTTTGGAGCCTAGGAGGTTATGAGCTCCTTACTAGCAGCACTTTGGTCTGGTCCATCTTTATGTCCCCAGAGGGCCTCTGCAAGAGGACTAGAGTTTAGAGTTTTCGAGGTGGGCTTAGTAAGGGGATGACTTAGTCAGGGAGTGGCTGGAGTCAAGGAGAAGATGAGCAGGTTAGGGGACTTGCACATCCAGCCCCGGCCGCAGATAACAGCATGCCTTGGCCTCTTAAGAATTCTTCCTGCCTCTTGCCTTAGTGTCATTCCCCAGCTTCGAAAGAACCCGTCCGTGACTCCCTGTCACCCTCACAATGAACTTCCACAGTGCTATTTGATGTTTGGACATGAACAGAGCCCCAGTTTCTGCCCTAAACACTTCCCCTGCACTGTCTCCCTTCATTTTTGCAGCAAACCTTTGAAGTAAGTGGTGCCTTTACCCCATTTTATGGTTTggaaaatggaggcccagagagggcaagtgacttTCCTAAGGTCAGTCTAAGCACAGaagtagcagagctggggtttAGATCCCCATGGCACTCACAGTCTTCACCTCTGAGCTTTGTGGCTATGACAGTCCAGCCTGGCATTCCAACCCTCCTTGACATGGCATCCCTACCCTGGGCCTCCTCTGCAGCCTgacccctgcctctcctctgctcaTAGTTCAGGCTGTCAGTCCCAACCAGCTTGGTCTAAGCCCTGGATCTGCTACAATTCAGTAGCTGTGGGACCTTGAataagtttcttaacctctctgggcctcattttccttaaCTGTACAAAGGAGATGATAATAACAGTATTGACCTCCTGTGGCTGTTGTGAGGTAAAATGCTTAATGCATAGAACTGTACCTGGCAGATAGTAAGCCCTCAGTAAACACTAGTTATTGGTGCTGTGATCATCCTAACCCTCATCCTTCTCATTATTTGGAGATGATGAATTGCCCTTTGTTCCTGCTGCTGGAGGTATCGGAGCTCTCCATTTTCTCGCTATGTCCTGGGCTTGGACACTGGTTCTTCCCCATCTGGAAGGCACACCCTCTTCCTCTCGACCTGTAGCCAGAATAACTACTGCCTTCCTTCAAGTCACAGATCAGGCATTGTCTCCCTGGGAGGCTCCCCTGTCCCAGTCCTCTCATTGACTCTTATCATGTCCATTGTCACTTCAGTTTCTGTGGACTGGCTGTGTCTCCCCCATTTTGTGACTGCTCCATGCCCAGTAGAGGCTGGACACTTAGTATTGTAGGGCCCCCAGTCACTTTGGCTGCTACTCTGAGGTTTAAACTCAGTGTCCGGGTCATATAAGGGCAAAGGGACCAATTAGCTCCAGTCAAGAaaagtcagggaagacttcctggaaggaGAGGCGCTGGAGCTGAGCCCTGAAGGGTCTGGGTTGGTTGGCATTTCTGGCAGAGGCACGTGTGCCAAAATGTCTTGGCACTAGACAGCATTGTATGTCTATAGGCATTAGATGGTTTGGCCTAGCTCTTGTGGAGTGTGATACAGAAACAATTGGGGGCCTGTATGTGCCCCCAGGGGGCAGGGTTCCCTATAGCCATGGAAGATCCAGGAGAACTTCAAGGTGGTGGTGGCAGTTGAGCTGGAACTCCAGACTGAGTCAGAATGGGCAGGGAGAGGTTTTGGTTGGAGCAGGATTTCACGgagtggaaggagaaaagggCCGAGAAGCTGGGTTGAGGGTAAGttgtgttgttttccttttcctttttagaattggagagatttgcaaatgttgatcgcaatgtttattgttattaaatgtttattggttgaatggaaggaagcaggagagggagagctAGAATGCCAGAAGAGGGCTGAGTGGCGGACGGTGGCAGGTGGGACAGGGGAGTGGAGTTGTTCGGCTAGAAGCGTTAGTGTCTGTACCTTCAGCATTTCCTAAAATGTCACCCTGGGGTTCTGGAGTAGGCCTGGCAGTTTTTTAAGTGGCACAAAAACATGGCTTAATCCTTCTGTTAGTTTTAAAAAGGCCGTCTCTCCATTGGGTGCTGTTGTATCTTTTACACCTCTCTAATGCTTAATCTTCCTGTTTAATGAAAATAGTCTTTAGGTGGTAACTGAAAGCCACAGTAACACCTGACTAGAATTTAATAACCCTggtttgtttttactgtttttatttctaaggttaacatatttatgtgaaataataTTGGTTTTAAATGCAAAGAGGTGATCGATTTAAAGATAAATTCATGTTCTGTAGATAAGTGGATAGCAAATGAGTGGAGTTTGGGGATATGGGCTTCTTGAAAGGAAAGCCCTTCTGaatggagggtggagggaggggagatacagcttcctgggcccctcccaccCTTGGTGCTTCTGATGCTGTCCGTCTGTCCCAGTGGGAATTTCCTGACATGCCGTTGAGAACTACTGTAGAGGAGAGTTTTCAAACTGAGTCTCGAGGAATTTTAGTGTACACAAAGTGTTAATAGATGACTttgggagaggtggggaagggtTCCCTGGTAAAATAAGCTTGAGAAGCCCTTTTCCA
This region of Equus quagga isolate Etosha38 chromosome 7, UCLA_HA_Equagga_1.0, whole genome shotgun sequence genomic DNA includes:
- the FBXL19 gene encoding F-box/LRR-repeat protein 19 isoform X3; the encoded protein is MGLEVRGKGEAGPSALLTPPMSSSSRGPGAGARRRRTRCRRCRACVRTECGDCHFCRDMKKFGGPGRMKQSCLLRQCTAPVLPHTAVCLLCGEAGKEDTVEGEEEKFGLSLMECTICNEIVHPGCLKMGKAEGVINAEIPNCWECPRCTQEGRTSKDSGEGPGRRRADNGEEGASLGSGWKLTEELPLPPPPPRRKGPLPAGPPPDDVPGPPKRKEREAGNEPPTPRKKVKGGRERHLKKKPKPPLASAEGPAVPSPSPQREKLERFKRMCQLLERVPDTSSSSSDSDSDSDSSGTSLSEDEAPGEARNGRRPARGSSGEKENRGGRRAVRPGSGGPLLSWPLGPAPPPRPPQLERHVVRPPPRSPEPDTLPLAAGSDHPLPRAAWLRVFQHLGPRELCICMRVCRTWSRWCYDKRLWPRMDLSRRKSLTPPMLSGVVRRQPRALDLSWTGVSKKQLMWLLNRLQGLQELVLSGCSWLSVSALGSAPLPALRLLDLRWIEDVKDSQLRELLLPPPDTKPGQTESRGRLQGVAELRLAGLELTDASLRLLLRHAPQLSALDLSHCAHVGDPSVHLLTAPTSPLRETLVHLNLAGCHRLTDHCLPLFRRCPRLRRLDLRSCRQLSPEACARLAAAGPPGPFRCPEEKLLLKDS
- the FBXL19 gene encoding F-box/LRR-repeat protein 19 isoform X1 translates to MGLEVRGKGEAGPSALLTPPMSSSSRGPGAGARRRRTRCRRCRACVRTECGDCHFCRDMKKFGGPGRMKQSCLLRQCTAPVLPHTAVCLLCGEAGKEDTVEGEEEKFGLSLMECTICNEIVHPGCLKMGKAEGVINAEIPNCWECPRCTQEGRTSKDSGEGPGRRRADNGEEGASLGSGWKLTEELPLPPPPPRRKGPLPAGPPPDDVPGPPKRKEREAGNEPPTPRKKVKGGRERHLKKVGGDACLLRGSDPGGPGLLPPRVLNPSQAFSSCHPGLPPENWEKPKPPLASAEGPAVPSPSPQREKLERFKRMCQLLERVPDTSSSSSDSDSDSDSSGTSLSEDEAPGEARNGRRPARGSSGEKENRGGRRAVRPGSGGPLLSWPLGPAPPPRPPQLERHVVRPPPRSPEPDTLPLAAGSDHPLPRAAWLRVFQHLGPRELCICMRVCRTWSRWCYDKRLWPRMDLSRRKSLTPPMLSGVVRRQPRALDLSWTGVSKKQLMWLLNRLQGLQELVLSGCSWLSVSALGSAPLPALRLLDLRWIEDVKDSQLRELLLPPPDTKPGQTESRGRLQGVAELRLAGLELTDASLRLLLRHAPQLSALDLSHCAHVGDPSVHLLTAPTSPLRETLVHLNLAGCHRLTDHCLPLFRRCPRLRRLDLRSCRQLSPEACARLAAAGPPGPFRCPEEKLLLKDS
- the FBXL19 gene encoding F-box/LRR-repeat protein 19 isoform X2, producing MSSSSRGPGAGARRRRTRCRRCRACVRTECGDCHFCRDMKKFGGPGRMKQSCLLRQCTAPVLPHTAVCLLCGEAGKEDTVEGEEEKFGLSLMECTICNEIVHPGCLKMGKAEGVINAEIPNCWECPRCTQEGRTSKDSGEGPGRRRADNGEEGASLGSGWKLTEELPLPPPPPRRKGPLPAGPPPDDVPGPPKRKEREAGNEPPTPRKKVKGGRERHLKKVGGDACLLRGSDPGGPGLLPPRVLNPSQAFSSCHPGLPPENWEKPKPPLASAEGPAVPSPSPQREKLERFKRMCQLLERVPDTSSSSSDSDSDSDSSGTSLSEDEAPGEARNGRRPARGSSGEKENRGGRRAVRPGSGGPLLSWPLGPAPPPRPPQLERHVVRPPPRSPEPDTLPLAAGSDHPLPRAAWLRVFQHLGPRELCICMRVCRTWSRWCYDKRLWPRMDLSRRKSLTPPMLSGVVRRQPRALDLSWTGVSKKQLMWLLNRLQGLQELVLSGCSWLSVSALGSAPLPALRLLDLRWIEDVKDSQLRELLLPPPDTKPGQTESRGRLQGVAELRLAGLELTDASLRLLLRHAPQLSALDLSHCAHVGDPSVHLLTAPTSPLRETLVHLNLAGCHRLTDHCLPLFRRCPRLRRLDLRSCRQLSPEACARLAAAGPPGPFRCPEEKLLLKDS